AAAATGATCATCCAATTTCTACCCTCTTTTCCCGTGGCCCAACAGACGTTCTCCCACCTGGCGAACGTGGCCGAGCGGGCGGTGGGGCTGGTGAATCAGGATAAGTTTCATGCCCTGCGGGGATACCTGACGTCTCAGGGGGTGGCGTTCACCCGCATGAACGTCCGCAACCTCTGTCTGGGATATGAACTCTACAAGCCGGAGAGCGTCCGTCTTCAGTCTCTCTTTAGGATAACGCGGTTCCTGGACAGGGATCCGCTCCGACATTTCCATAAAGACGCCGCTCGCACTCCTGGAATCGACGCAGGCTTGGGCGAATGCCTCGCCGATCTCCACGGCAAGGATCGGACTCTCATCGACGCAGCCACTTTGGACCTGGGTCTCTATGGAGACCCAATGGCGGTCAACGCCCTGTTGGATCATCTGATCGCCCAAGGCAACGGCCTGGGTAGCGTTTACCTGGACGTCCTGCCCCCGGCGGACGCGAAGGAGTGGGCTCTCGCCCACCTCGACGATCCCGATCCAGCGATCTGCAGGAATGCAATTAGAGCTGCAGGCGATCTCAAGGACCCTCAAGCCGTTTCGGCATTGATGCAAATTCTAAAAAACGGTAGGGACAGGACTCTCCGCAAGTGCGCGATCGGCGCCCTGGGAAGTATCGGAGACCCTCGGTCTGTCCCATTGCTTGTTGAAATGCTCCGAATCCCCGAGTTTCGAAGTACGGCCAGATGGGCCCTGGAGCAGATAGACGACCCTCAAGCTAAATCTGTGATCAGGACGATGGAGCGTTTGGATAGGGACCGCACTCTCCATCGGGACCTCTACGACGCGCCAAATCCTAAAAAGCCAACGATGAAATAAAAAAGTGTACCCGCTACGCTCCGATGCACCGAGTACACTTACCGGGTACACTGACACTAAGAAGGTGTATGATTTTCGAATGAGAGGGGTTCGCGGGAAGCTGAAGGTGGCGTGGGACCGGCTGATCCGTCAAGACGCCTCTCCGAACGCCATCGCGGCGGGTTTCGCGATCGGGCTCTTCGCGACGTTTTATCCGTTCCCCGTCTTGGACACGCTCGCGGCCCTCGCGATCGCGTGGTGCGTCCGGGCCAACAAGGCCGCCTGTCTGATCGGAAACAATTTCGTCCTGCTCATCTATCCCGTCATTCCGCTCTTGTTGACCGCGGAGGTCGTGACCGGCCGCTTCCTCCTGCGCTCGCCGGCCATCAGCCCGCCCGGAAACGCGCCCCTCCTCGCCTGGGTCAAGCACCAGACCCTGCCGAATCTGGAGGCCCTCGTTCTGGGCGGACTTGTCTTGGGGATCCCGTCCGCCCT
The sequence above is a segment of the bacterium genome. Coding sequences within it:
- a CDS encoding DUF2062 domain-containing protein, translated to MRGVRGKLKVAWDRLIRQDASPNAIAAGFAIGLFATFYPFPVLDTLAALAIAWCVRANKAACLIGNNFVLLIYPVIPLLLTAEVVTGRFLLRSPAISPPGNAPLLAWVKHQTLPNLEALVLGGLVLGIPSALLSFWLVRAAARKWQKRHATGGFMRAAE
- a CDS encoding HEAT repeat domain-containing protein, coding for MAQQTFSHLANVAERAVGLVNQDKFHALRGYLTSQGVAFTRMNVRNLCLGYELYKPESVRLQSLFRITRFLDRDPLRHFHKDAARTPGIDAGLGECLADLHGKDRTLIDAATLDLGLYGDPMAVNALLDHLIAQGNGLGSVYLDVLPPADAKEWALAHLDDPDPAICRNAIRAAGDLKDPQAVSALMQILKNGRDRTLRKCAIGALGSIGDPRSVPLLVEMLRIPEFRSTARWALEQIDDPQAKSVIRTMERLDRDRTLHRDLYDAPNPKKPTMK